CTGGAGAACCACATCAGCAAACTCTCTTTGTGGTTCAATATACTTTGTAAAATCAGGTTTACGGGAATTGATTTGAGCTAAGACATCTTCATAGCGGTGACCACGTTCTGCCATGTCTCGCTGGATTTTCCAGGCAATTTTGACTTCATCGCTGATATCGAAATACACGCTGAAATCGATGAGTTCGCGCACCCGCTCATCATATAAAGGATGCAGCCCCTCAACGACTACAATGTGATTTGGCTCGATTCGTTCTGGTGGGTCGATCATGCCGGTCTCGTGGTTGTAAATCGGCTTATCAATTGCTCGACCTTCCTTGAGCGCTTTGATTTGCTCATACATCAGGTCAAAATTGTTTGCCCTTGGGTCTAGTGCAGTTATCCCTGTTTCTTTGCGCTGCTTACGGTCTAAGGAATGATAGTCATCTAAGCAAATGACTGTCATTAACTCTTCACCGAATAAATCTATCAGACGACGCAAAAAAGTAGATTTACCGCACCCGGAGTCTCCAGCTACTCCAATCAATACCACGCGTTCCGGCTTACTAGTCATAAATCTCCCCTAGATACTAAAGATGAATCAATCAATAATTTTTCTTACAGCAATTCTCAAGCCAGGAGTCTACCCCAATGGTTTATCCTGTGTTCTCGCCTCCAACAGCGCTATGACAGAGTAGACGGCTAACAACACAGTAGCGGCAGATACCCGTCTGACCAATCTGAATTCGTTGCTGCTAAGTATTTAATCCTAGTGTTATATTGGATTGTAACAGAAGGAAGTACTCCATACAAGGCTTGTTGGTATTTCCTTTCAATTACTTTTCCACTCAAGTAAGGGCTGATTAAAGTTTTTACAACCACCCATAAGTGGCTTGGTAATGTGAAGTCTTTGCTTGTGACTCCATATAGATAACAAGTTTATATGGAAGTTTTTTCTTTTCAATTTTTTTGGTACAGAAAATAGACACCTTTGAGTTCTCATTAGAGAGAACTTATCCAGATATTAAATCAGGAATTTATCAAATGATTGAGCAAGTGACGAAAATAGCAAGATTTTTGCCAGCAATGCGTATATTCACAAATATGATATTGAGCGTTCTTGCATCACAGTAATAGTGGTTGACAGATTTTTCACATCAAGTAAAACTTATTTTAGTTGCTTATGTGAGGTTTCCCTCTATCAGAATTCGCAAGCTGGACTTTGCCCCATTTATGGAAATACCCATAATGGAGGATGCAAATTCAGCCAATAATCTTCTAAGTAAAATTCCCAAAAAAATTTTCTGTGGAATATTGGGATGCAAACAAAATTGGGGAAGTAAAACTAATCGCATTCATACCTTCTGTGATTGGCACTTTCCAAGTTAAGCATCGCTGAGGGGTATATACCTAATGAGGAGTCATAAGCCATCTCCCTCTTAAGGAGGTGCTACTTCAAGAAAACTTCAAGAAAAAAAGATTAAATTGACTCATTATTAACATTCTCCAAAGGACTTATCCTCTACCTTAGAAGGTGAACGGGTGTGTGTTTTACTATGCCTGTAGGTCTTTGTTGAGTGTACGTAGCAAGGTATTGACAGGGGCATATAGCTTTCCCGAGGTGCCAGTTTTCAAAAGCCCAAAATCAGGTAAACTAAAGCTGGCGTGTCTGCCGGGAAGGGTTTTTTTGAGAGTAGGTTAAGTAGACATCGGAGTGGTAGAAGGAATGTACATTAAAGGATCTGTTGAAGGTGCTGCCAACACAGAATCAGGTAGCCGCGTTTTCGTGTACGAAGTAGTGGGTCTGCGTCAGAGCGAAGAAACTGATAAAACGAACTACCCAATTCGCAAGAGTGGCAGTGTATTCATCAGAGTACCTTACAACCGCATGAATCAGGAAATGCGGCGCATCACTCGCCTAGGCGGCAAAATTGTTAGCATCCAGCCTATGACTGCTTTGGAGCAACTTAATGGAAAAGCCTCCACAGCAAGTGCTAACAGCGAAGCCGAGACTGCTAGCACTCAAGCAAATGGTAAAGCCACACCTGTAGCTGAACAACAGCCTAAGAAAAAGGACAAAGAAGGCAACACCATGACTCAAGCGAAAGCCAAAAAAGATGCCCACGCTAACGTTCCCGTAAATATTTACCGTCCGAACGCTCCATTTATAGGTAAATGCATATCTAATGAAGCGTTAGTACAAGAAGGCGGAATTGGTCTTGTTCAGCACCTTAAGTTTGACCTTTCTGGTGGTGATTTGCGGTACATAGAAGGACAAAGTATCGGCATTATCCCACCCGGATTGGATAAGAACGGCAAGCCTGAAAAACTCAGACTGTATTCGATCGCCTCAACTCGTCATGGCGATGATGTGGATGACAAAACAGTATCACTTTGCGTCCGCCAGTTGGAGTACAAGCACCCAGAAACAGGGGAAACAGTCTACGGTGTTTGCTCTACATACCTGTGTAACCTCAAACCAGGGGACGACTTGAAAATCACGGGTCCGGTGGGTAAAGAAATGTTGTTACCCGCTGATGAAGATGCCAAAGTTATTATGATGGCGACAGGAACGGGTATCGCGCCTATGCGGGCTTACCTGTGGCGGATGTTCAAGGACAAAGAAAGAGCAGCTAACCCAGAATACCAGTTTAAGGGGTTTGGATGGCTGATTTTTGGTATTCCCACAACTCCCAACATCCTTTACAAAGAAGAACTCGAAGAAATACAACAGAAGTATCCCGATAATTTCCGCCTCACTTATGCCATCAGCCGCGAACAGAAAAACGCCCAAGGCGGCAGAATGTACATCCAAGACCGCGTGGCAGAACACGCAGATGAACTGTGGCAGTTGATTAAAGAAGAGAAAACCCACACATACATCTGCGGTTTACGAGGTATGGAAGATGGTATTGATGCAGCGCTGACTGCTGCTGCTGCAAAAGAAGGTGTCAGTTGGAGTGATTACCAGAAAAACCTCAAGAAAGCTGGTCGCTGGCACGTAGAAACCTACTAAGTGCTGAGTGCCGAGTGCTGAGTTTTGAGTAGTTTTTAGTAGGGTGGGCAGTACCCACCCTACAATTTTTATTTATATTTATGAAATGTGTTGAATTTTGAGTGCCAAGTAAAAAAGTACTAATGACTTATAACTACTCAGCACTCAGGACTCAGCACTCAGCACTGAATTTGGTGTAAGGCTTGTGGGTGTAAAGCTGGGAATACTGGGATTAGGCACTGTAGGGACAGGTACGGTGCAATTGTTACAAGATAGGGGTTTTCGTCACCCGTTGTTACAGGAAGTAGAAATCTACCGTGTGGGAGTGCGATCGCCTGACAAACTCCGCGCAGTCACACTGCCAAAGTCCGTGTTGACAACAAATTTAGAGGCAATTGTCACTGACCCAGAGGTAGATATTGTTGTCGAGGTCATAGGTGGACTGGAACCAGCGCGATCGCTCATCCTCAAAGCCATTAAAAGTGGTAAGCATGTGGTAACTGCTAACAAAGCAGCAATTTCCCGTTTTGGTGATGAA
The sequence above is a segment of the Mastigocladopsis repens PCC 10914 genome. Coding sequences within it:
- the petH gene encoding ferredoxin--NADP reductase produces the protein MYIKGSVEGAANTESGSRVFVYEVVGLRQSEETDKTNYPIRKSGSVFIRVPYNRMNQEMRRITRLGGKIVSIQPMTALEQLNGKASTASANSEAETASTQANGKATPVAEQQPKKKDKEGNTMTQAKAKKDAHANVPVNIYRPNAPFIGKCISNEALVQEGGIGLVQHLKFDLSGGDLRYIEGQSIGIIPPGLDKNGKPEKLRLYSIASTRHGDDVDDKTVSLCVRQLEYKHPETGETVYGVCSTYLCNLKPGDDLKITGPVGKEMLLPADEDAKVIMMATGTGIAPMRAYLWRMFKDKERAANPEYQFKGFGWLIFGIPTTPNILYKEELEEIQQKYPDNFRLTYAISREQKNAQGGRMYIQDRVAEHADELWQLIKEEKTHTYICGLRGMEDGIDAALTAAAAKEGVSWSDYQKNLKKAGRWHVETY
- a CDS encoding phosphoribulokinase, which produces MTSKPERVVLIGVAGDSGCGKSTFLRRLIDLFGEELMTVICLDDYHSLDRKQRKETGITALDPRANNFDLMYEQIKALKEGRAIDKPIYNHETGMIDPPERIEPNHIVVVEGLHPLYDERVRELIDFSVYFDISDEVKIAWKIQRDMAERGHRYEDVLAQINSRKPDFTKYIEPQREFADVVLQVLPTNLIKDDKDRKVLRVRMLQREGKEGFDPVYLFDEGSTIQWTPCGRKLTCSYPGMQLYYGSDVYYGRYVSVLEVDGQFDNLEEVIYIETHLSKTSTKYKGEMTQLLLQHREYPGSNNGTGLFQVLTGLKMRTAYERLTSKEAKLAAKV